The following proteins are encoded in a genomic region of Vulpes vulpes isolate BD-2025 chromosome X, VulVul3, whole genome shotgun sequence:
- the LOC140596309 gene encoding melanoma-associated antigen 8-like, giving the protein MPLRHTSQLWKLEEDPGEAQGLVSAQLPEAEDEDEDSSSPYPYLCSSSSSSPSSSPCSSPSLSSSGLFFVPPEEGSETAWSPPQSPQSAGPSPSGRAASGWSQVEFAGPSGPEEEIWNPWEVPEYAQPYAQGGDAMLMSGADLVGFLLRKYLDKQPTSQAEVLEVLSPDMQDAWPEIWGQACECMQLVFGVEVKEVDPVAHSYVLVTVLGLSYDGMLSGEQGLPTTGLLVLLLGVILLEGDRAPEQEVWEALGVIGVFAGRQHVIYGEPRELLTHVWVQEGYVEYRQVAGSNPARYEFLWGPRAHEETSKLRVMEYVLWVNSRWPVSSLAPFDEEEWV; this is encoded by the coding sequence ATGCCCCTGAGGCACACGAGtcagctctggaagctggaagaagacccgggagaagcccagggcctggtcagTGCCCAGCTGCCAGAGGCTGAGGATGAAGACGAAGATTCATCTTCCCCCTACCCCTACCtgtgttcctcttcctcctcctccccctcctcctccccttgctcctccccttccttgtccAGCTCTGGCCTGTTCTTTGTGCCCCCAGAGGAGGGGTCTGAGACTGCCTGGAGTCCTCCCCAGAGCCCTCAGAGTGCCGGGCCCTCCCCCAGTGGCAGGGCAGCTAGTGGCTGGAGCCAGGTGGAGTTTGctggccccagtggcccagaggaGGAGATCTGGAACCCCTGGGAGGTGCCCGAATATGCGCAGCCCTATGCCCAAGGAGGAGACGCAATGCTCATGAGTGGGGCTGACCTGGTGGGCTTCCTGCTCCGCAAGTATCTCGACAAGCAGCCCACCAGCCAGGCAGAGGTGCTGGAGGTCCTCAGCCCAGATATGCAGGATGCCTGGCCCGAGATCTGGGGTCAAGCCTGTGAGTGCATGCAGCTGGTCTTTGGCGTGGAAGTGAAGGAAGTGGACCCCGTCGCACACTCCTACGTCCTGGTCACCGTCCTGGGCCTCAGCTACGATGGGATGCTGAGCGGTGAGCAGGGCCTGCCCACGACCGGactcctggtgctgctgctgggggtGATCCTCCTGGAGGGCGACCGTGCCCCCGAGCAGGAGGTGTGGGAAGCCCTGGGGGTCATAGGGGTGTTTGCCGGCAGGCAGCACGTCAtctatggggagcccagggagctccTCACCCACGTCTGGGTGCAGGAAGGCTACGTGGAGTACCGGCAGGTGGCGGGCAGCAACCCTGCCCGCTACGAGttcctgtgggggcccagggcccacgAGGAGACCAGCAAGCTACGGGTCATGGAGTATGTGCTATGGGTTAATAGCAGGTGGCCGGTTTCCTCCCTGGCCCCGTTTGATGAGGAAGAGTGGGTCTGA